The following are encoded together in the Thermothelomyces thermophilus ATCC 42464 chromosome 3, complete sequence genome:
- a CDS encoding RAD5-like protein (2|RAD5_NEUCR RecName: Full=DNA repair protein rad-5 Contains conserved domain HepA[COG0553], Superfamily II DNA/RNA helicases, SNF2 family. HIRAN[pfam08797], HIRAN domain (HIP116, Rad5p N-terminal) and RING[cd00162], RING-finger) has product MDGPGSDEPPTKRRRFFADATDETTQACNSAVGKPSAEAEVDHRGASGTPFPDDRCFVLRPNVDESTSSDLSGSCCAKPPIDVTHPAVFDQGTFESFVGKKVDSDLVAQIRESCGNDLERAINMYLDGTWRNLKRKSTVSTPVRPTSGRLPPKPDNSIQRPRPASALQSMPESRYIGAFGVEGWATRSGNNLLRHGDTVRIERQRIQAPKSLQQKAPSKLRAAQHSAAAARRVDVIVRFTDVAGREIGRLAKDTANWVSTLIDQKICSFEGTCVYAPERLRTNDTVFLQLRCSLMRSAFFGRELRVADNRTTGRFEESETSEERELRLRQIALVKLFQEINLLPTRGNPTAAKNKRQELLEAAEMAETRDKNQPRSPQDQDGAAPSSSSEDNEDGEELEQDQLDALYKKAQSFDFNTPETEPAESFALTLRPYQKQSLHWMIQKEKNVRNEERETSIHPLWEEYAWPTKDHDDKDLPIVAGQPFFYVNPYSGELSLEFPRQSQHCLGGILADEMGLGKTIQMLSLIHTHKSEIAAQVRQSSRPVSSVNQLPRLPSSLGRDTVTNAPCTTLVVAPMSLLAQWQSEAENASKEGTLKSMLYYGNEKNVDLLALCCEANAANAPDLVITSYGVVLSEFTQIASRHGDRASSHGLFSLNFFRVILDEAHSIKNRQSKTAKACYEIAATHRWVLTGTPIVNRLEDLFSLVRFLRVEPWNNFSFWRTFITVPFESKDYMRALDVVQTILEPLVMRRTKDMRTPGGEPLVALPPKQVEILDVELSKAERDVYDYIYTRAKRTFFANVEAGTVMKAFTSIFAQILRLRQSCCHPLLVRNQEIVADEEEANAAADAASGLADDMDLQSLIERFAATTDDPANSNAFGAHVLNQIREEAVNECPICAEEPMVEQTVTGCWHSACKNCLLDYIKHQTDRHEVPRCFQCRGVINYHDLFEVVRNDDDPDVAEAGQGPRITLQRLGVGNASAKIVALIDQLRALRREDPIIKSVVFSQFTSFLDLIEPALARSNMRFLRLDGSMPQKIRAAVLQEFRESRKFTVLLLSLKAGGVGLNLTSAKRVYLMDPWWSFAVEAQAIDRVHRMGQEDEVKVYRFIVKDSVEQRMLKIQERKKFM; this is encoded by the coding sequence ATGGACGGCCCTGGCTCTGATGAGCCGCCTACCAAGAGGCGGCGGTTCTTTGCGGATGCGACCGACGAGACCACCCAAGCCTGTAACAGCGCCGTTGGCAAGCCTTCTGCCGAAGCCGAAGTTGATCATAGAGGAGCGTCTGGTACACCGTTCCCCGATGACAGATGCTTTGTTCTGCGGCCCAATGTCGACGAGTCCACCAGCTCCGATCTGTCAGGGTCATGCTGCGCAAAACCTCCCATCGATGTGACGCACCCCGCTGTCTTTGACCAAGGGACGTTCGAAAGTTTTGTCGGCAAGAAAGTTGATTCAGATTTGGTTGCCCAAATTCGGGAGAGCTGCGGAAATGACTTGGAGCGAGCCATCAACATGTACCTTGACGGGACCTGGAGGAACTTAAAACGAAAATCGACGGTCTCGACCCCTGTGCGCCCTACTTCTGGCAGATTACCTCCCAAACCCGATAACTCGATCCAGCGGCCCCGTCCTGCCTCCGCTCTGCAATCGATGCCCGAATCTAGATATATTGGCGCGTTTGGAGTTGAAGGATGGGCAACACGCAGCGGTAATAACCTCTTGAGACATGGCGATACTGTCCGGATTGAGCGCCAAAGGATTCAGGCGCCAAAATCCCTCCAGCAAAAGGCACCGAGCAAACTTCGGGCGGCTCAACATAGCGCAGCCGCAGCCAGGCGGGTCGATGTGATCGTCCGCTTCACCGACGTTGCCGGCAGAGAGATCGGGCGTTTGGCCAAGGATACAGCAAACTGGGTGTCAACACTGATAGATCAGAAGATTTGTTCATTCGAAGGCACTTGCGTCTATGCTCCTGAAAGGCTGCGCACCAATGACACAGTCTTTCTGCAACTTCGATGCTCACTGATGAGGTCCGCCTTCTTTGGCCGCGAGCTCCGGGTCGCAGACAACAGGACAACCGGGAGATTTGAGGAGAGCGAGACATCCGAAGAGAGAGAATTGCGGCTCAGACAAATTGCGCTTGTCAAGCTCTTCCAGGAAATCAATCTTCTGCCTACCAGGGGCAACCCGACGGCAGCAAAGAACAAGCGACAAGAGCTACTCGAAGCTGCCGAGATGGCTGAAACAAGAGACAAAAATCAGCCGAGATCTCCTCAGGACCAAGATGGTGCGGCTCCGTCATCTTCCTCGGAGGATAATGAAGACGGCGAGGAGCTTGAACAGGACCAACTCGACGCTCTCTATAAGAAGGCGCAGTCATTTGACTTTAACACCCCAGAGACGGAGCCTGCTGAATCGTTCGCCTTGACATTGCGCCCATACCAGAAGCAGTCGTTGCACTGGATGATACAGAAAGAGAAGAATGTGCGAAACGAAGAACGAGAAACATCCATACATCCCTTGTGGGAGGAGTACGCCTGGCCTACAAAGGATCACGATGACAAAGATCTTCCCATTGTTGCTGGCCAACCTTTTTTTTACGTCAATCCGTACTCGGGGGAACTGTCTTTGGAATTTCCACGGCAAAGTCAGCATTGTCTCGGGGGAATTTTAGCCGACGAGATGGGCTTGGGCAAGACGATCCAGATGCTTAGCCTCATTCACACGCACAAGTCCGAAATCGCGGCCCAGGTCCGCCAATCTAGTCGGCCGGTGTCGTCGGTCAACCAGCTTCCGCGTCTTCCTTCCTCTCTGGGGCGCGATACTGTGACAAATGCCCCATGCACGACCCTCGTTGTCGCGCCCATGTCTCTCCTCGCCCAATGGCAAAGTGAAGCGGAGAATGCCTCAAAGGAAGGCACTCTGAAGTCCATGCTATACTATGGGAATGAGAAAAACGTCGATCTACTAGCGCTCTGCTGCGAGGCCAACGCGGCAAATGCCCCGGACCTTGTCATCACAAGTTATGGTGTGGTGCTATCTGAGTTCACCCAGATCGCTTCTAGACATGGCGACAGAGCCAGCAGCCATGGCCTCTTCTCGCTTAATTTTTTCCGTGTCATCCTGGATGAGGCCCACAGTATCAAGAATCGCCAGTCAAAGACTGCCAAAGCTTGTTATGAGATTGCTGCAACTCATCGATGGGTGTTGACAGGGACGCCAATCGTCAATAGGCTCGAGGATCTCTTCAGTCTTGTGAGGTTTCTGAGGGTGGAGCCGTGGAACAACTTTTCCTTCTGGCGGACGTTCATCACAGTGCCATTCGAATCCAAGGATTATATGCGTGCTCTGGACGTCGTTCAGACTATCCTGGAGCCGCTGGTCATGAGAAGAACGAAGGATATGAGGACGCCGGGTGGGGAGCCCCTAGTGGCTCTGCCCCCCAAGCAGGTGGAGATTCTGGATGTCGAGCTCTCCAAGGCCGAGCGTGATGTTTACGACTATATCTACACCCGAGCAAAGCGAACCTTCTTCGCCAACGTCGAGGCCGGCACCGTCATGAAAGCCTTCACCAGCATTTTTGCGCAGATTCTCCGCCTACGACAATCCTGCTGCCACCCGCTACTTGTTCGCAATCAAGAAATCGTAGCtgacgaagaggaagccaACGCTGCTGCCGATGCCGCCTCAGGGCTCGCAGACGACATGGATCTCCAGTCGCTGATTGAGCGATTTGCCGCGACGACGGACGATCCAGCGAATTCCAACGCGTTTGGCGCTCATGTTCTCAATCAGATCCGAGAAGAGGCCGTGAACGAGTGCCCAATTTGCGCCGAGGAACCAATGGTTGAGCAAACGGTCACTGGCTGTTGGCACTCTGCCTGCAAAAATTGTCTTTTGGACTATATCAAGCATCAAACTGACCGCCACGAAGTGCCACGTTGCTTCCAGTGCCGGGGAGTCATCAATTACCACGACCTGTTCGAAGTGGTGCGGAACGACGATGACCCGGATGTCGCAGAAGCCGGTCAAGGGCCGCGGATCACTCTTCAACGGCTTGGAGTCGGCAACGCGTCTGCGAAAATTGTTGCCTTGATCGATCAGCTCCGGGCCCTCCGCAGGGAAGATCCGATTATCAAATCAGTGGTGTTTAGTCAGTTCACCTCCTTCCTCGACCTTATTGAACCAGCGCTTGCACGGTCCAACATGCGGTTCCTCAGACTAGATGGATCTATGCCCCAGAAAATACGCGCTGCGGTCCTACAGGAATTTAGAGAGTCAAGGAAGTTCACAGTCCTCCTTCTCAGCCTGAAAGCCGGTGGTGTTGGGCTAAATTTGACAAGTGCCAAAAGGGTCTACCTGATGGACCCATGGTGGAGTTTTGCTGTTGAGGCGCAAGCTATCGACCGAGTCCACCGAATGGGGCAGGAGGATGAAGTAAAAGTGTATCGATTTATTGTAAAGGATAGTGTTGAGCAGCGGATGCTCAAGATACAGGAACGGAAAAAGTTTATGTGA